The nucleotide sequence AATTCCGCGACTTTTCTATTTCGACGATTCACTAAATCATTAACACTAATCTTGTTGGCATCAATTGATCTCCGCCTATAATCAGATGTCATTCTTGAAGGCATTGAGTTATTCTCCATTATTTGTTGTATGTGATGTGGATTGGTGCAGCCGTATCTTGTGATGAATgtaataaacaaaaaggAATCGGCTAATGTCTTGTCCTTCTAATAGCAGATGAACAGGATACGATAGCGGCTTTCTTTGGATCGGTACAGTTGATGGATTCAGGTAAGAAGCAATGATGGTTATATCGACAGCAGCTAGATGATGAGGGTTGCTTCTCGGCTGGTGACCTCTATTTGACCTTTATCAGCACCATCATCGTCGTCAACGTTcattgaaaacaaaaacaaaatcaaGACGAAAAACGCGTCGCGTCACACGGCGTTCGTGTCACTAATAATTCCGTTTATTTatcttatttaaattatatgataCTTACCAAGTCGCTATCTCCTGTTCTAATTCATCGATACCCTTAAGGATCCCTGCATGGTCCAGCACCATGTAGGAGCTGATGATACCCTTCTTGGCGTCCGATTGAAAATGGATCTTGGCATGCTTCTCAAATAATCTATCCTCCTCGTGGAAATAATCAACCTCGTCAGATTTCACTCTCTTCTTTGATCTATCTGCACTAATAGTCCTATCCTTCCCATCCTGATCGTCATTGTCCATGTCGAAATTAACTTCATATTTCCTACTGACTAGGATATAGAAATCGTAATGTTTATCATCACCCAATGCATTGGTCACGTCTTCCAAAGTAATTCTGTATAATGGTGGAACTACCTCAGGTGGCATATTAATTAATCTTTCACTCATAATCAGCGCACATGTCTTATTCGACGCGTTATCGACTGTTTGCAAGAAAGTGGATAATCTGGAATCCacctttttcaaatatttggcATAATCGCtacttttattttccttataatcaataaaagaaagaaaacaataGGGGTCTGATTCTGTACCATCTGTCTTAATAGTTGTTGTGGGTGacttcaatatcaaatcaGCCAGTCCACTTAATTGAATTCTATTACTTTCCACAGGGCCGAAGAGTTGACGGgacaaattcttcaagGCATGGAAATCCACCTCAGGGTTCCCATTataaaaatcaaaatcgATATTGACTATTTCCTCCTCATCGTCTTTATCTTCGTTCTGTGGATTCTCGTTTTCTGAGTCTGTGCTGCTGATATCAATCTCAGATTCGTCAGAACTATCGTTATGATTATCAGCTGAATTACGTCTTTTTCTGTTAGCTAGCTCGCTTAATTTTATAGGTTGGACCATCTTCACGTTAAGTTTCACTTCTTGGGTCCTTTAACTATGTCTATTCTTGATAGCTCATCACtacaatttttattttttagattaaaaattttcagattACGTAACGGCTGAcacattttccaaatcttcaaaaaagatcattaataaatgaGACTCATCGGATCAATTATTCAGCAAGCATATAAGGGAAAGACCAACCAGAGCGTGAAGAATGTCAGAAGTGGATGCAGAAATGAGGGCTGAATTGGCAGCATTGAAGTTAGAAAATGCAGTTCTTAGAAAACAACTGGcttccaacaacaacaagaatgGTACATCGGATTCCCCACATCCTTTGTCTCTGGAAGAATACAGGAGATATGGTAGACAAATGATCGTTGAAGATATTGGAGGTCTGAAGTCACagttgaaattgaaagctGCTAAGGTGTTGGTCATTGGTGCAGGTGGATTAGGTTGTCCCGCATTGCCTTATTTAACAGGTGCCGGAGTTGGAACCATCGGAATTGTGGACAATGATGTAGTCGATACTTCCAATTTGCATAGACAAGTACTACACGACTCAACTAAAGTTGGGATGCTAAAATGTGAATCTGCCAAACAAgttttgaataaattaaatcCTCATGTGGAGATCGTAACGTATCCTGTCAGATTGGATTATAGCAAtgcatttgaaatttttgagAAATATGACTGTGTCTTAGATTGTACTGATACACCATTGACCAGATATTTAATTAGTGACGTTGCAGTAAATGTGGGTATCCCAGTAGTTTCTGCGTCCGGTGTCGGCACTGAAGGTCAATTAACGATCttaaatttccaaaatgaaGGACCTTGTTATAGGTGTTTCTTCCCAACACCACCACCTCCAACTTCTgtctcttcttgttctgAGGGTGGTGTTATTGGACCATGTATCGGACTGGTTGGAACTATGATGGCTATAGAAACCATTAAGGTGATAATAGGATCATATACCAGTGAGAATTTCAAACCTTTCTTAATGATGTATTCTGGTTTCCCTCAACAAACTTTACGTACTTTTAAGATGAGGGGTAGACAGAGCAAGTGCCTTACTTGTGGGGATCATCCTACAATTAACAAGGAAGCAATTCAATCTGGATCCATTAATTATGAGTTATTCTGTGGTTCCAGGAACTATAACGTTTGTGAGCCTGATGAAAGAATGTCAGTccaagattttgaaaagcATCGCGAAGGCCCTAACGATGTAATTTTATTAGATGTAAGGCCTTCTCATCATTATGAAATTTCCCATTTTGCAAATACTTTTAATATTCCagtaaaaaaattaagaaatatggATGGATCCATGGCAAAACTTCAAGATGAAATACCAAGAATTAAGCAGGATAGTGAAGTGGTCGTGCTCTGTCGCTATGGTAACGATTCTCAGATTGCTACAAGACTGTTGAAAGATGAATTCAAGATACCTAATGTGAGAGATGTCAAAGGTGGGTTCTTCAAGtatattgatgaaattgatccttctattccaaaatattgaatgagCGGGTGAATATATAAGAAAAAGTTTACATATagtttaaatattttattatcttAAAAGGGAATGTTATAAATTAAACTTTCTCATCACCTAAATGTTCAATGGTTAATAAACCGGCATTATTTGTAAATGCATAGAATTTACCAGCACTTCTGCTTTCATTCCACTTGATACATGATATATTAACGCCAGGTGCATCAATTCGCACCTTACTTGGCGCTGTAGAACTGGAAGAGAAGACACGATAATTGAAGTCAAGACTATATTTATCCAACTTGGGACTGTATTCCCAGTTCCAAAGTCTTAACGACTTCAGGGATTTTGATATACTTTTGGAACCTGTTAATAGTCTTCTCGCAAGATTGTCGATAAATAGTGATCCATCTGCAGCACCACTTAATACCATGGGATGTAATTTAGAGGTAGAAATGCTTCCTATAGTACTCTCATGAGAACAGACCGGGTGCATGGCAAAAGAAGCTCTTGGTACAACAGCTCTTAAAGAATCGGCACCATCTGTCAATATCAGAGAATATAATTGTGCAGAATACGCTAAGGGGGCTATATTACTACCACGGAATCTATTTACTGTTGTCATTGTAGTAAATATATCCTTGGGctcaaatatattaaagtATCCATCCACTGATATTGTGCTGACAACCAAGTTCTCAAACTCAGAAAATGCCGTTTTGATAGTTATGACGTATGAATCATGAACACGTTCATAAAAAGACGGTATCTTCGagtcaaatatattaaacTCGGCGACAAATCCATTCTTAAACCCACACACGATAGTTTCTGAAGAGGTAAAGTCAAAACATGTTATAGAAGTAAATGGTAATTCAATAGATAATGATGGTTCTTCACAGTATATAAGATTTccatcatcgtcatcagAATTTGGCAGAGGTACTTCTATTAATTTAACAGAACCATCTTGGCATACAAAAGTTAATAACCccaaaaatttcttttccttgttAGAATACCCTTCATGCCATTTTAGATCCCATACTTCGCCAAATTTGTGAACAATAGTTTCTACCTTCGTGAATTCTAATGTTGTGGAGACAAATTTGTATACTTCCACGCATGCCACGTGTGTTTCCTTATTAAACATCTGTAATTTTGGATCTAATGGTTCTTTACAGTGTTGGGATAATGCTATTGCTAAATACTGAATATTATCATCTGTATTTGATGCGTGCCACGCCATGTCAGTGGCCAGCCCACCTAAATTGTGAACGAACCCAAATCTCTTATAATTGGGTAAGACTGGGATGTCCATTCTTTGCTTAATTGGCAAAGATGACTCCATTCCATTTATCAACACGGTTAATGGATCGTCTCTGTAGGCGAATAGGGTGCCTAATTCAAGTTCATTGATAGTTCGGTAAGTTGTGTgcttgatattttcaaacttGGATAGATTTATATTCTTACAACATGGTAAAGTGACCTTGACATTATTTATACAGTCCTCCTGCAAATTTTCAGCAGGGAAATCAAAAAGTGAGGCTTGGAATCCTTGTTTAATTTGGGCTAACCTCAATAATTTATCTGAATTTAATCCatataatctttcaatCTTATCTCTTGCTGCGGAAAGATCTTTCAAAGCTCTGACAATTCTACCTTTCTTTCCTAAAGTTGAAACGGAAGCAGTCGATGGAGATCGCGATATCGTTGTGGCTTTTTTCCGTCTCTTGATGGTAGATCCTTGTCCTTTCGGTCCCCTTCTCTTAGCTTGTCTTTGAGGAACCTCAACATCGTCGCTGGTAGCATCATGGTGTTCAGTTAATTCCAGAGCAATGTCTTCTAAGTGTACATCATACTCATCCTCATGATCATCCTCGGCATGTTCCATTTCATTCAGTTGGAAATCTGCGTCATCATGCTCCTCTATGTCACCATTCACATGATTCAAGGCATCCAAACTCAATTGAGCTAGCGTATCTTGTGCTTTCTTGGAAGCAGCTCTTTTAGGTCTTCTTTTACCATTTGTAGCAGGTTCAGCTTTTTCGACATTACCTGCTACTTCTAATTGAGATGAATTGGTGTCAATGGCACCCATATCTACCGATTTCAACATTTCAGCTATTTCATTGGATATTCCAATGACATCGGGGTCAGTCTGGTTTGCAACAGCCTCTGTTTCAGTActtttgttctttcttGGTCTACCTCTTCCTCTCTTCGGTTTCGAACTGAGATCATTTGGAATCGGTGTGTTTGCAGAAGTCATTTCGATTTTATTGGtttttaataatacaattAGTGATTTCTAATATTAGATTGACGGGTTTCTCGTATGTAATGGATCGACTGATTGGCAATAAACAAGGTAATGGAAAATAACCTCCTGTATGTTTCGAACAGATGcttgttttgtttgttaTTGATAAAACAACGATTTCATGTTCCGGGTAGCGCTTcaataaaaagaattattttatttgtcAAACAACATCATGAGAAATCTGAAATGTATCTAATAAAATTACTCagtatataataatatttaaatttagtTTGTGTCTTGTAATTTGTTCAAAGCGGCAGATAGatcattaattaaatcatcaGCATCTTCACAACCGATAGAAATTCTAATTAAAGTTTGATCAATGTAAGGGTCAGTCATGGCTCTCCATTCCACTAGGGATTCAATCCCACCTAAGGACGTCGCATGatggaaatatttcaataataaggGGAATTTTTTACATTGTTCcttattcttcaaagtaATGGAGAACACAGGATCATAACCACccttcaattgtttcttcacGAAAGGTTCCGTCTGTAAAGATGAATGGTAAATCTTATCCAAAACATTACCGAACTTACCCTTATTATCGTTCAAGAATTTAACTACCTTTGTAGCATTTTCAGATTGTCTTTCAATTCTCATTTTGAAAGTTCTTAGGGATCTCAATAGCAAATAACTTTCTAAATTAGCGACATTCGTACCTAAATAAATTCTATCATCTCTTAATTGTCTTGCCACATCCTCATCCTTAACCACCAAAACACCACTCAATAAATCCGAATGACCaccaaaatatttggtaGCAGAATGCATAACGATATCTGCATCAAATTCCCAAACATCTTGCAATGGAGGTGGAGCAAAAGTGGAATCCACGCATAATAATGCACCCTTAGCATGAGCTCTTCTGGCAAACTCGCTAATGTCTAAAGAAGTACCGTATGGATTCACTGGTGTTTCCAAATGAACAATATCTCCCTTTTGTGcgtatttttcaatatcttccaGAGGATGCTGTTCCACGTTGTAGTTTCTAGTAAGGATGTTGGCAATGGCACGGCAACCATGATAACTTTGACCCATGAACAAACGTTTAGGGTTGTAATGGACCATGGCGGCAAAAAATGCACTAACACCGGAAGAATAGATAACGGCATGACCATTTAAGACTTCGGAGAATATGGACTCTAATCTAGTGGAATTTGGGTGACCTAAACGAGAATAAATAGGTGTCTTATCCATGAAATCCAAGTTCTCTCTCTCTGACCATGGAATCAAATCATTGGGATCGTAACGGAATGTGGTGGTGACATTAATTGGCGGAGCCACGTCTGAAACTCTGTTATCCTTATCATCACCGTGGATCAGCGTGGTGGATAGATGGATTGGTCTGGTTGCCAATTGACGAGCCACTCGAGGAGCGACCTTTAATAGATGAGAGCGAGTGTTTAATGTGTAGCGAATCATGGGATCTTGTCGAGGATACCGTATTTAATGGTCTTGGGACGGAGATCTGTGGGAACGTTACTGTTTATAATACAACCTTAACATGAGTCTTCCTACGTCTTAACTTTAAATCTCTCGGCCTATTTTTTATGACGCAGCGAACGCCACAGTTTTCGAGTCACAGGGTATGTCGCAATTGAATGTGTTTATGGACCAATATTGTAGAGTATATTGGTACGAAAGGTTGTAATATCCCAGTTTTCTACTTCAAAAGATATAGAAGTTgacaaatatttaaaatttttgaGGAAGCTTTCGTGTTAAAAATTCAGGAACTTGTTTAGTATAGATAGTTAATTAAGAGTACACATCATAAGAATATCAATGCCCCAATACCGATACCTGCAATAACCTTAAGGGTAGTATCATTGTTATGGGGTTGAGTTTCATGTTGCCGACAATGGTTAACATGATCGTGGCAATGCGGATTAGATCGTGCTGTTCCTCTATGAGCAGGTTGGTATGATGGTGGTGGTCGTTGAACTGTGGCCGGCATTTGTCTTGAAGTTGTTTCCTGtggtgaagaaatttcattgtAACTTGGTGGGTCATTTTTTAGTTGATAGTCTTCAGGATTGTTATGGATTTGCTCTTGAAGTTGATGTTGCTCTACAGTATTGTCACTGGTATTGTTAGAATCCCTTATTTTGTTATCATCATCGGAATTACAACAACTAGAGCAAACTGCCAGAATGAACATTGCCCCAACAAAAGAAGCAATAACAACCACGGTGACAACAGCAACATTCCGTTTCACAATCTTGTCACGcttcaataatgaaggaATTCTATTCAAGTTCTCTATTTCCCCTTTCAAAATAATGGGGGCCATCTTAATATTGTATCGAATTAGTGTTTGAGTTTAATGGTTTGATTGGATGAGATGATAGGTTACTTTTGCATTACAATGAAACATCtgttattttatttttattcttaatGGATAATGACATGAATTTTTGATTATGACAGTCACTGACATCTTTTTTCCGGAAGTGGAAAGTAGTAAAACCCACGAATACTGGATGGACGGTTGACAGTCTTCAGTCTTTGGGGTAAAGTTTGATGGAGGTAAAAAAAGTTTTCGTAAACCCTCCAAACGCTGTTTTTATTTAAGTATAAAAGTTGTTAATCGGTGATTCCAGAAAATTAACTAATAATCCTaaaattcttcttaatGTGCAACCCCCTTTGAAAGACGAGAATCGATGAAAAgcaattatttttttgccACTCTTTAGTGACTGTAATTTCGAATAGCTTTTGGTAGTGGAGAAAAGGAAGAGTTTGCCAACATCGTTAGCGTACTTTGCTGGGTACACTTTCTTCAGTAAAAATTTAGAGTGACAGTGTTTTCCTTGAGTAAACTAATTAAAGAACATGTTattcaatggaaaaatattaGTGTTTTGAATCAAGTAGAGCATACCCACTCAAATTTCTTGCAGTTCattttttataaattttcatatttcaattaaatGTAGACACtagaaaattattattgtttggaATTATAGATAAACAATATTCcgccaaaaaaaaatatcagAATAAGACTTGAAAAACTGCTGGACCAATATAAACATTAACCAATAATACCTAGATCAAGACCCTAGTattagaattattagaataCTAAAAGCAGATTATACTCCAAGATGTCAGACTTTGATTTCGATGAGGATGACGATGATTTTTTCATGGCTCACGATGAATCAGAtgaggaaattgaaattgagtCTCAAAGGGCTAAGCTGGTTCTTCCAGACTCCACAATGAAAGGATCACAAAACCTTGATGCTGAGAGACGCAAAATACTTGAACtttctgatgatgaaattgaaggtAAGATGGGCAATGTCCAAAAAGAACTACCGAATGTTTCTCCTACTAAGAATACAAGATCACAACGAAAAAATACTACAGCAACAGAATCATTAGACCCAGAGAGTAACAATAACAAACGATCGAGGTCTTTATCACGACGTGGgtcttcctcttcctctttatcCTCTCGTTCACGATCACGCTCCAATTCACCGTATAGGTCTGCCAAGAGACAGAAATCAACATCCACACCTATCTTATCGTTGGGACCAGATGAAAAcgatgaatttttcaaagaaattgcTAAAGAAGCTAAAAAATTACCTAGTATTACGGATAGAAGCAAAGAGGCCACTCCAGATAAACAACCTAAACGTGTCTACAGCATACGATTTTTATCACAATTGGATGGAACAATAAACAAAACAGTTCAAGTAAAAGTATTAGGAAAGTTCCAATTTGTTAAGATATTGCCACCTACATTGGAAGGGCTAATTAAATCCTATTCTATACCGACTGTACTTCAAAAATTCTATAAAGTGGATAATGTCACTTTATATTGGAATAAcacaaaattattaaattttatgaCTTGTAATTCCTTGAATATTCCACAAgcttttgaaaatgaagtgACAAACGTGGATATTGTCATTATGTCAaaggagaaggaaattgaaaatgaaaatgaattacgaaagaaattattactGGAGGAGAAAGCTGCtcaaatgaaattagatTTGGAGAAGGAAAGGGAAAAGGAAGgggaaaaaaataaaccAAAAGAATCTAAGAATACGGAGTATGCAAAAGCTATAGCTGAATTTgagaaggaattgaaagatgcTACAGAGTTAAAGGATTCACAAGTGCATGGAGGAGAAAACGATGGTAATATGAATATTGACGGAAGTGACAATGAGAAATCGTCTATTATGAAGATCGCTCTTGTGGGACATgataacaaaaaaatatatgtCAATGTTCGTAATTCAACACCGTTTTCAAAACTGGCTGAATATTATAGACTGCAAAAGCAATTGCCACAAGCTGCGAAGATCCAATTGATGTTTGATcatgatgaattgaatttggaagaaacaGTTGGTGATCAAGATATGGAAGACGAAGATATGATCGAAGTtgtaattaaataaattatataaaaaagaataataatgaaaagaaagcTTTGTTTTGATTGCCTTTATAGTAACGACGTGGGCTATATAGTTCCAGATTCTAAACCGTACTTTGAGAATATTGTAGGGTCTTCACAACCCCTTTGGGTTGCTACAAAAAGATATAGCTGccaaaagaagattttaTTGTCGAATTACGGTGATTGCttaagaaagaattaaatttacTGGAAACCAATAGTTTGATGTATTAAAGTACTGAAGACATTTGCTGTTTACCGTTTCTATCCCATTGTTCAGTATTAAGAAACGTTTTATTCAGCCACATGCTCAAAAGAGCTGTTGATAATAAGcagtattattaaattttttccaagaaataGCCTTGTTGGCGCAATCGGTAGCGCGTATGACTCTTAATCATAAGGTTAGGGGTTCGAGCCCCCTACAGGgctttcttttttattacCTTTAATTAAGGTAGTTATtagataaagaaaaactTACCGAAAGTACCTCATATAACATACTCAATTCTTTTGAAAGGTATGGTAAGTGTTTTCTTCGTGACTATTTTCTAAAGTTAAAGCAAGTATTTAGTGTCCTTAGAAATTCATCTTTGATGATTCCTTCATTCAACAAAAAAGGAACGAATGTCCCTAAATAGCTTACACCTTTatgaattgaagataaataGTGGAATGTACGTAAAGTCATTGCTGAATTAGACAGCGATGCTTCGCAGTTATTATTCCCTTACCTCTGAAGTGGTGTCCAAATCTCAGTTTCGTCGTCTTAAGCGATGAAATTTAAGGTGGGCAATCCTTAATAAAGTCGAGTGGCAATTAAATCCAAAGTAATTAATGAACTCTACGCTTGAATGGTCCCTTAAAGACCAGCACAAGAAACAGAATAGGCTACAGCAAATATAATGAGTACTAATTCTACCTCTTCTACAAATAATACTACCGAAAGGACAGAAACTGATGCCACtaaaacaaaatttgatGCTGTAAATAAGAAGAcacttgaagaagatgatgaattcgAAGACTTTCCTGTGGATAACTGGCCAGCACAGGACACATTGAAGGAGGTGGATAATATTCAAGATCACCTTTGGGTGGAGAACTGGGATGATGTCGAAGTGGAAGATGATTTCACAAATgagttgaaaaatgaattggagAAATATAAGCAAGAACATCAACAGAAATGATCTGAATATCACACTGAATCAAAACTAGcataattaataaaacaTGCATTATTAGGATCAaggaatataataatactatGTATACACAAAGAAAcaccaaaaaaaaataacaaaaataattcaatattaaaaGGTTCTAAgcaaatatattttagaGTCTTGTTACAATCCACTTTAATAGATTATGTATTTACTTGTAGCTATTCGACGGAAATCGAAGGCTCAAACATATCTATTATATATAAGGAGACTTGCGTGGGTAGTTCTTTGATTATAATGGGTACGTTCTCTAACGTTGTCCCaatattcatttgaaaaaccTGCATATATCTCTTAAAAGAGATTATAGTGGAAATATTTTaggaagaaaataataaatttatcaagTTTAACTCAGTCCCTTAgcaaacaataatgaaacaacaaTCTTTGAGTTACAGTCACTCTGTTGGAACTCAAATGATCgataagaaaaaaatgtgCATTTATTTCTCAGATAAGAGGTTACAAGGATAAAGAGGACTCCCTTTTACAAATGTAGGTTAATATTGATTACTTGGTTTAATGTTATATATCTATTACCTAATGAGCCATGAGTGTATTTTACATTTCTGTAAAATCTGTGatttccaaagaaaaaactCCTGAATTACCAACACCATTATACGTATTGCTCATTATATACATATAAATTACGAAGTCCAAATATTACTTCAGATTTTAAGTGATTTGATGTTGATATATTATCTGACATGAGCTTATTAGGTTGGACTTCGAAAACTTTATTAATATGAATGGAACCCAGTATAATGAGAGAAATGGTCAATGAACGGACTAGGGCTGATTTTTAATCAGAACATGGATGTAACTTAGGACTGAAAGCTATACTATTAAAGAAGGGTTAAAATTGTACGTTACCCggaatttatttttaacTGTTCTGATTGCACTTTCGTATTCCTTAtggaaaattgaaatagaGATTTAATGGGTGGCAAACTTTCCCAAGTTAAAGGGAAGGACTGCCAACAACCTAACAGTACACCTCCACACTATATCAAGTACATAACAAGCTACAATGGCTACattagaagaattggatACACAAAATCTTCCTggagatgaagaattagacCAAGAAATCTTAAGTCTAACCACTCAAGAATTACAAACAAGGACTAAATTATTAGACAACGAGATTCGTATCTTTAGGTCTGAATTACAGAGACTGTCTCACGAGAACAATGTTATGCTTGACAAAATAAAGGATAACAAGGAGAAGATCAAGAATAATAGACAATTACCATATCTCGTAGCAAATGTGGTGGAAGTGATGGATATGGATGAgattgaagataaagaGAATAATGAATCTACAACACAAGGTGGGAATGTAAATCTGGATAATGCTGCAAAGGGTAAAGCTGCTGTAGTTAAGACATCTTCTAGACAAACTGTGTTTTTGCCTATGGTTGGGCTAGTGGATCCAACCAAGTTGAAACCTAACGATCTTGTGGGTGTTAATAAGGAttcttatttaatattggaaaaattaccTTCGGAATTTGATTCAAGAGTTAAAGCTATGGAAGTTGATGAAAAACCAACAGAGACGTATTCAGATGTGGGTGGGTTAGAcaaacaaattgaagaacttGTGGAAGCTATTGTGTTACCAATGAAACGTGCcgataaattcaaagaattagGTATCAGAGCACCAAAAGGTGCACTAATGTACGGTCCACCAGGTACTGGTAAGACCTTATTAGCAAGAGCATGCGCTGCTCAAACTAATGCcacatttttgaaattagcTGCTCCACAATTGGTGCAAATGTTCATTGGTGAAGGTGCCAAATTAGTCCGTGATGCGTTTGCACTTGCGAAGGAAAAGGCCCCTACTATTATATTTATCGATGAATTGGATGCTATTGGTACAAAACGTTTCGATTCGGAAAAATCAGGTGACAGAGAAGTTCAAAGAACTATgttggaattattaaatcaattggATGGGTTTAGCTCAGATGACCGTGTGAAGGTGTTGGCTGCGACAAATAGAGTCGATGTGTTAGATCCTGCTTTATTAAGATCAGGTAGATTAGACAGAAAGATTGAATTCCCACTACCTACCGAGGATGGTAGAGCTCAAATTTTacaaattcattcaagGAAAATGACCACAGATGATGACATAAACTGGCAGGAGTTGGCAAGATCCACAGATGAATTTAACGGTGCTCAATTGAAAGCAGTTACTGTTGAAGCAGGTATGATTGCTTTAAGAAATGGGCAATCTTCAGTAAAACATGAAGATTTTGTTGAAGGTATAGGTGAAGTGCAAGCTAGGAAGTCAAAATCGGTCTCCTTCTATGCATAATTATCATGTTATATATACA is from Naumovozyma castellii chromosome 6, complete genome and encodes:
- the RPT5 gene encoding proteasome regulatory particle base subunit RPT5 (ancestral locus Anc_5.428) — translated: MATLEELDTQNLPGDEELDQEILSLTTQELQTRTKLLDNEIRIFRSELQRLSHENNVMLDKIKDNKEKIKNNRQLPYLVANVVEVMDMDEIEDKENNESTTQGGNVNLDNAAKGKAAVVKTSSRQTVFLPMVGLVDPTKLKPNDLVGVNKDSYLILEKLPSEFDSRVKAMEVDEKPTETYSDVGGLDKQIEELVEAIVLPMKRADKFKELGIRAPKGALMYGPPGTGKTLLARACAAQTNATFLKLAAPQLVQMFIGEGAKLVRDAFALAKEKAPTIIFIDELDAIGTKRFDSEKSGDREVQRTMLELLNQLDGFSSDDRVKVLAATNRVDVLDPALLRSGRLDRKIEFPLPTEDGRAQILQIHSRKMTTDDDINWQELARSTDEFNGAQLKAVTVEAGMIALRNGQSSVKHEDFVEGIGEVQARKSKSVSFYA
- the SEM1 gene encoding proteasome regulatory particle lid subunit SEM1 (ancestral locus Anc_5.427) translates to MSTNSTSSTNNTTERTETDATKTKFDAVNKKTLEEDDEFEDFPVDNWPAQDTLKEVDNIQDHLWVENWDDVEVEDDFTNELKNELEKYKQEHQQK
- the ESC2 gene encoding Esc2p (ancestral locus Anc_5.425), giving the protein MSDFDFDEDDDDFFMAHDESDEEIEIESQRAKLVLPDSTMKGSQNLDAERRKILELSDDEIEGKMGNVQKELPNVSPTKNTRSQRKNTTATESLDPESNNNKRSRSLSRRGSSSSSLSSRSRSRSNSPYRSAKRQKSTSTPILSLGPDENDEFFKEIAKEAKKLPSITDRSKEATPDKQPKRVYSIRFLSQLDGTINKTVQVKVLGKFQFVKILPPTLEGLIKSYSIPTVLQKFYKVDNVTLYWNNTKLLNFMTCNSLNIPQAFENEVTNVDIVIMSKEKEIENENELRKKLLLEEKAAQMKLDLEKEREKEGEKNKPKESKNTEYAKAIAEFEKELKDATELKDSQVHGGENDGNMNIDGSDNEKSSIMKIALVGHDNKKIYVNVRNSTPFSKLAEYYRLQKQLPQAAKIQLMFDHDELNLEETVGDQDMEDEDMIEVVIK